The following proteins are encoded in a genomic region of Fervidobacterium pennivorans DSM 9078:
- a CDS encoding tripartite tricarboxylate transporter TctB family protein: MKKLTNILKNLIFPIIFIVVSIVSYIQAALIRTLRFGGSLGGDFFPKLISLLTLLFSILWLVMEIRSLKKKSQVAESSNDAGHNVGFRNSLLFLIIFAAAVWLMKYVGFLLSAFLIVFFNYIFLKDEMKLKDLPLAIAYTAVVSFGIWYLFEKVFELVFPRGIFW, encoded by the coding sequence ATGAAAAAATTGACTAACATACTAAAGAACCTAATATTCCCAATAATATTTATCGTTGTATCGATAGTAAGCTATATACAAGCTGCATTAATTCGAACCCTTCGATTTGGCGGCTCACTCGGTGGAGATTTCTTTCCAAAACTGATTTCTCTACTTACATTACTGTTCTCCATTTTGTGGCTGGTAATGGAAATCCGAAGTCTGAAGAAGAAGTCTCAGGTTGCAGAATCTTCAAATGATGCAGGTCATAATGTTGGATTTCGCAATTCTCTACTGTTTTTGATAATCTTCGCTGCTGCGGTATGGCTCATGAAATACGTGGGTTTCCTGCTTTCCGCGTTCTTGATAGTTTTCTTTAACTACATTTTCTTGAAAGATGAGATGAAATTGAAAGATCTGCCGTTAGCTATCGCATATACGGCGGTTGTTTCTTTTGGAATCTGGTATCTCTTTGAGAAAGTCTTTGAATTGGTTTTTCCGAGAGGCATTTTCTGGTAA
- a CDS encoding tripartite tricarboxylate transporter substrate binding protein, whose product MTRRLVFLVLSVLLTLLLVTLSFAAYPERPVTVVVPYSAGGASDITARLIAEFWKKYTGKEMIVTNVVGAEGAVAARQVLQTKPDGYTVLWYHQAVLGNYYLGVADIKWTNFTPACIVTKTSRITAARADAPWNNLKEAIEDAKKNPKKYVYGAGAGGIAYLEYAPIEMAAPGAFRVVPNEGGDAQRIAALLGGHVDIVPLALVSAVQYIKNGQIKVLAVHDDQPDPFIPNAPTAASQGLRSLKFPMTNTFFFPPRTPANIVNEFNKIIEKIVADSEFQKKLAEVAYAVPFFKTGNDLLNFWREQEAVYMKAAQVVK is encoded by the coding sequence ATGACAAGAAGGTTAGTGTTTTTGGTTCTTAGCGTTTTGCTGACATTACTTCTGGTCACACTTAGCTTCGCCGCTTATCCGGAAAGACCGGTAACTGTTGTTGTTCCGTATTCAGCAGGTGGTGCAAGTGATATAACAGCAAGGCTCATAGCAGAGTTTTGGAAGAAGTACACTGGCAAAGAAATGATAGTAACCAATGTTGTCGGAGCAGAAGGAGCGGTTGCAGCCAGACAAGTGCTTCAGACAAAACCAGATGGTTATACCGTACTTTGGTACCACCAGGCCGTATTGGGAAACTACTACCTTGGCGTAGCGGATATAAAGTGGACGAACTTTACACCGGCGTGTATCGTAACAAAGACCTCGAGAATAACTGCGGCACGGGCAGATGCTCCCTGGAATAATTTGAAAGAAGCTATTGAAGATGCAAAGAAAAATCCGAAGAAGTACGTGTACGGAGCCGGTGCAGGTGGAATAGCTTATTTGGAATACGCTCCGATCGAGATGGCAGCTCCAGGTGCATTCAGAGTGGTTCCTAACGAGGGTGGAGATGCGCAAAGAATTGCTGCCTTACTTGGTGGCCACGTCGATATTGTTCCATTAGCTCTTGTCTCAGCCGTTCAGTATATCAAGAACGGGCAAATCAAGGTTTTGGCTGTGCACGATGATCAACCAGACCCGTTCATACCCAATGCGCCAACGGCAGCTTCTCAGGGACTTAGGAGTCTGAAATTCCCGATGACAAACACGTTTTTCTTCCCTCCAAGAACTCCGGCTAACATAGTGAACGAGTTCAACAAGATTATTGAAAAGATAGTAGCCGACTCAGAATTTCAAAAGAAGTTGGCCGAAGTTGCATACGCAGTCCCGTTCTTTAAGACTGGAAACGATCTGTTGAATTTCTGGAGAGAACAGGAAGCAGTTTACATGAAAGCAGCTCAAGTAGTTAAATGA
- a CDS encoding tripartite tricarboxylate transporter permease, with protein sequence MEAFLKTFQVGIPIVLNPQNLLIIVIGTVWGLIFGAVPGLTATMGVALALPLTYGLNPYSALALLSAIYVGAISGGFISAGLINIPGTPSSIATTFDAHPMVKKGQAPLAMGISLMSSLFGGLIAVFAMIIATYSLAQVALKFGPFEYFALGILAFAGCIGMFEGGIVKNTLSILLGLLIATVGADPLTGVKRLTFGIENLIAGIDILPLLIGLFGLSEVFVAIEQRSKFVVPPETKKMRMGFKVVLESTKLIFSQPINFIRSLIIGFIIGVFPGVGGATSSVIAYGLAKSYSKHPEKFGTGIPDGVIASETANNATIAGALVPLLSLGIPGDSVTAMMIGGFMIHGMIPGPMLFAEHADSVYTVFASQILANITMVVLGLVLMRFIISALSVKSYFLYPVITIAMVVGAYGLYNRVFDIWVALFFGFVGYVLRKANFPLVPLITAFILGPIVEKGLRQALALSEGSLMPLFTRPISLTLIILAVFLFVLGLYINARVAKKQSA encoded by the coding sequence GTGGAGGCTTTCTTGAAAACGTTCCAGGTAGGTATACCCATAGTGTTAAACCCGCAAAATCTTTTAATAATAGTTATTGGTACAGTCTGGGGGCTGATATTTGGTGCGGTCCCAGGGCTCACAGCAACGATGGGTGTCGCTTTGGCGTTGCCCCTAACGTATGGTCTAAATCCATATAGCGCATTGGCTCTGTTAAGTGCAATTTACGTTGGCGCTATATCGGGTGGATTTATCTCAGCGGGGTTGATAAATATTCCGGGAACTCCTTCATCTATTGCAACAACATTTGATGCTCATCCCATGGTGAAAAAAGGACAGGCACCACTTGCGATGGGAATTTCTCTTATGAGTTCGTTGTTCGGTGGGCTCATAGCGGTATTCGCGATGATAATAGCTACCTATTCATTGGCCCAAGTGGCCTTGAAGTTCGGCCCGTTTGAGTATTTCGCACTTGGTATCCTCGCATTTGCTGGTTGTATTGGAATGTTTGAAGGGGGAATAGTGAAGAATACCCTCTCAATACTTCTCGGACTTCTTATTGCTACAGTCGGAGCAGACCCACTAACAGGTGTTAAGAGGTTAACGTTTGGAATTGAGAATCTTATTGCAGGAATAGATATTCTGCCACTTCTAATAGGATTGTTTGGTTTGAGTGAAGTATTTGTAGCCATAGAGCAGCGCTCGAAGTTTGTTGTTCCGCCAGAAACTAAAAAGATGAGAATGGGTTTCAAGGTGGTCCTTGAGTCGACGAAACTGATATTCAGCCAGCCGATTAATTTCATCAGGTCGTTGATTATCGGTTTTATTATAGGGGTGTTTCCAGGCGTTGGTGGGGCAACCTCCAGCGTTATAGCTTATGGACTTGCCAAATCGTATTCCAAACATCCGGAAAAGTTCGGAACGGGAATCCCAGATGGTGTAATAGCTTCTGAAACCGCCAACAACGCTACCATCGCCGGAGCACTGGTTCCTCTGTTGTCGCTCGGAATACCTGGTGATTCAGTCACTGCGATGATGATTGGAGGGTTTATGATACACGGAATGATCCCGGGACCGATGCTGTTTGCGGAGCATGCTGACAGTGTTTATACAGTGTTCGCATCTCAGATCCTTGCTAACATAACGATGGTTGTACTTGGGCTCGTACTGATGCGATTTATTATATCTGCCTTAAGCGTCAAGTCATATTTCCTCTACCCGGTTATAACCATCGCGATGGTTGTTGGTGCTTATGGACTCTACAACAGGGTCTTTGACATCTGGGTAGCACTCTTCTTTGGGTTTGTTGGGTACGTCTTAAGGAAAGCAAACTTTCCTCTTGTACCTCTTATAACTGCTTTCATACTCGGTCCTATTGTTGAAAAAGGGCTCAGACAAGCTCTCGCATTGTCAGAGGGTAGTTTAATGCCACTGTTCACAAGACCTATTTCGCTAACTCTAATAATACTTGCGGTATTTCTCTTTGTTCTTGGGCTATACATCAACGCGCGCGTTGCAAAGAAACAAAGTGCTTAA
- a CDS encoding glycosyltransferase family 2 protein — protein MFDINSQNKISIIIPVYNEEKTISKTLESLLNNDYKAIEIIVVDGMSTDNTKKILEEYVSKYPTKIKILQNPKKHTPAGLNIGIQNASGKYIMIASGHATYSENYISACVEAIESNLCDVAGGLMETLPRAHNPKAIAISEVLKHPFGIGGAKYRTGVEDNEYVDTVAYGIYKKEIFENIGLFDERLIRNQDIEFNLRLKRAGYKIVLVPQAKSYYYARDTFKKLWENNYSNGFWVTHSSKYVKRAYRLRHLIPLFFVVYLLTLLITWFIPIIPTFLKLLCVIPFLLYLTLVTTFSLKIAHKHRNFKLFFYSLITFLTLHTSYGIGSIFGLFRKVM, from the coding sequence ATGTTTGATATCAATTCTCAAAACAAAATCTCGATAATTATCCCTGTTTACAACGAAGAAAAGACCATTTCAAAAACACTCGAAAGCTTACTCAACAACGATTACAAGGCCATCGAAATCATCGTGGTAGATGGTATGAGCACTGACAATACAAAGAAAATTCTCGAAGAATATGTCTCAAAATATCCCACAAAAATAAAGATACTCCAAAATCCTAAAAAGCACACACCTGCTGGCTTGAACATCGGTATACAAAACGCTTCTGGGAAGTATATAATGATAGCAAGTGGGCATGCAACTTACTCAGAGAACTATATATCTGCCTGCGTTGAAGCCATCGAGTCAAACCTCTGTGATGTTGCTGGAGGATTAATGGAAACACTCCCAAGAGCTCATAATCCAAAAGCGATAGCAATAAGTGAAGTATTAAAGCATCCATTCGGTATTGGTGGGGCAAAGTATAGAACAGGTGTAGAAGACAACGAGTATGTCGATACCGTTGCGTATGGAATATACAAAAAAGAAATTTTCGAAAACATAGGACTATTTGACGAACGGCTGATAAGAAACCAAGATATCGAATTCAACTTACGTTTAAAACGCGCAGGCTATAAGATTGTGCTCGTTCCTCAGGCAAAATCATATTACTATGCAAGAGACACATTCAAAAAACTTTGGGAAAACAACTACTCAAACGGATTTTGGGTGACACACAGTTCAAAATATGTGAAAAGAGCCTACAGATTGCGCCATTTGATACCTTTGTTTTTTGTGGTGTATTTACTTACTCTCTTAATAACATGGTTCATCCCTATAATTCCAACATTTCTTAAATTGCTCTGTGTAATACCCTTTTTGCTTTATCTGACACTTGTTACAACATTCTCATTGAAGATAGCCCACAAACACAGAAACTTCAAACTATTTTTCTACTCATTGATTACGTTCCTAACTTTGCACACATCATACGGAATAGGTTCAATTTTTGGATTATTCAGAAAAGTAATGTAA
- the gndA gene encoding NADP-dependent phosphogluconate dehydrogenase codes for MDGKSDVGIIGLGTMGKNLSLNFAQKGLRVSVYDKEYGVTKQFLSSIPFSYSIRGFQGIDALVESLSRPRVIILLITAGNPVDEVINSLIPFLEVGDIVIDSGNSHFKDTERRYRFLAEKGFRFLGMGISGGSEGALKGPSLMPGGDYQAYKQVEEMLKKIAAKSRYGECVNYMGERSAGHFVKMVHNGIEYGIIAGISEVYQVMREVLLLRTDEIATIFEEWNELLFDSFLLRVASIVLRQVDELTGAPFIDVILDVAEQKGTGLWFTQTALELGIPAITIAASVNSRMISVFKELRMRISKNSQIKRRSLEQESLGLDLISLLKDALMFVNYIAFSEGLWLLTRASNEFGYNVQLDNVLKVWRKGSILESSFIDYLLLEDLGGLGCLIEKENIIKNLNLLYENVIQVSSIAKRYNIPIPVIDSAINFYLSIVSEKLPANLVQAIRDWFGYHGFYRVDKPNQVFHFEKGEADS; via the coding sequence GTGGACGGAAAGAGTGACGTTGGAATAATTGGGCTTGGTACCATGGGTAAGAATTTATCACTCAATTTTGCACAGAAAGGTTTACGTGTTAGTGTTTACGACAAAGAATACGGAGTAACTAAGCAGTTCTTATCAAGCATTCCTTTCTCCTATAGCATTCGAGGCTTCCAAGGTATCGATGCTCTTGTTGAATCTCTCAGTAGACCAAGGGTGATTATCTTACTCATCACGGCTGGGAATCCGGTAGATGAGGTCATTAATTCGCTTATTCCATTTCTGGAAGTAGGAGATATAGTAATAGACTCCGGAAATTCGCACTTTAAAGACACCGAAAGACGCTATAGGTTCCTCGCTGAAAAAGGCTTCCGCTTTTTAGGGATGGGCATTTCCGGTGGTTCTGAAGGAGCTTTAAAAGGGCCCTCTCTGATGCCCGGTGGGGATTATCAAGCGTATAAACAGGTCGAAGAAATGCTGAAGAAAATCGCAGCTAAGAGTAGATATGGTGAGTGTGTGAATTACATGGGTGAGCGCTCAGCAGGGCACTTTGTTAAAATGGTGCACAATGGCATTGAATATGGGATAATAGCTGGCATCTCTGAAGTTTATCAAGTAATGCGTGAAGTCTTATTGCTACGAACAGATGAAATCGCAACTATTTTTGAAGAATGGAACGAGTTGCTGTTTGATTCATTTCTGCTCAGGGTTGCAAGTATCGTCTTGAGACAGGTCGACGAACTTACAGGTGCTCCTTTTATAGATGTGATCCTTGACGTTGCAGAGCAGAAGGGGACAGGTCTGTGGTTTACTCAAACTGCGTTAGAGCTAGGAATTCCTGCAATCACGATAGCAGCTTCAGTGAACAGCAGAATGATTTCAGTGTTCAAAGAACTTAGAATGAGGATTTCTAAGAACTCTCAAATAAAGAGGCGTTCACTGGAACAGGAAAGTTTAGGTTTAGACTTGATAAGTTTACTCAAGGATGCCCTTATGTTTGTTAACTACATTGCTTTTAGTGAGGGACTGTGGTTGTTAACGCGAGCCTCGAATGAATTTGGCTACAACGTCCAGTTAGATAATGTGTTAAAAGTTTGGAGAAAAGGAAGTATCCTCGAGTCAAGTTTCATAGATTACTTACTGTTGGAAGATCTTGGAGGTTTGGGATGCTTAATTGAGAAAGAGAATATCATAAAGAATTTGAACCTTTTGTACGAAAATGTTATCCAGGTTAGCAGTATAGCCAAAAGATACAATATCCCAATTCCTGTTATTGATTCCGCTATTAATTTCTATCTCTCTATTGTTTCTGAAAAGCTGCCTGCAAATCTTGTTCAGGCGATAAGGGATTGGTTTGGTTATCATGGGTTTTACAGGGTCGATAAGCCGAATCAAGTATTCCACTTTGAAAAAGGAGAAGCTGATAGCTAA
- a CDS encoding LCP family protein: MVSAFLKPLLAILLTVAITGLIVWLYFETKLSKILFTTEFSLEDVNAYNNQSTTANSSKFAVALFGLDARHEGESSRSDTIMILLIDHSMQKIKLASIMRDLYVDVPGYGKRKINSAYELGGPKLALSTLNTNFELALTKYVTVDFRGFEKIIDAVGGVEIDVKDYEVEHININMREVRNLIGGDVPEVKYPGLQRLNGRQALAYARIRYVGNGDYERVQRQQRVFEKVFEKVKNASLGTKLRIIDMVLPYIETNLTRNEIVSLATKNYSKYTLEHTRLPVSGSYREGYATIDGIKQWIFITDIEKNKQALHEFLER, translated from the coding sequence TTGGTATCAGCTTTCTTAAAGCCTTTGCTTGCAATTTTACTAACGGTAGCGATTACAGGCTTGATTGTCTGGCTATACTTTGAGACAAAGCTTTCGAAGATTCTTTTCACCACAGAATTCAGTCTAGAGGACGTAAATGCCTATAATAACCAATCTACAACTGCAAACTCCTCGAAGTTTGCAGTTGCATTGTTTGGTTTAGATGCACGCCACGAAGGTGAAAGCTCCCGAAGCGATACGATTATGATTCTTCTTATTGACCATTCTATGCAAAAGATAAAACTTGCCTCGATAATGAGGGACCTTTACGTTGATGTTCCTGGTTACGGTAAACGAAAGATTAACAGCGCCTATGAACTAGGAGGTCCAAAGCTTGCACTTTCAACACTGAATACAAACTTTGAACTTGCTCTAACAAAATACGTAACTGTAGACTTCCGCGGTTTTGAAAAAATAATTGATGCTGTTGGTGGGGTTGAGATAGATGTCAAAGACTACGAAGTGGAACATATTAACATAAACATGAGGGAAGTAAGAAACCTGATAGGCGGAGATGTGCCGGAAGTAAAATATCCTGGCTTGCAACGTCTCAATGGCAGGCAAGCTCTCGCGTATGCAAGAATAAGATATGTAGGCAATGGTGATTACGAAAGAGTCCAGCGACAGCAGAGAGTCTTCGAAAAAGTTTTTGAAAAAGTGAAAAATGCATCACTTGGAACAAAATTGCGCATAATTGATATGGTGCTCCCATATATAGAAACAAACTTAACACGTAACGAAATTGTTTCTCTTGCCACGAAAAACTACTCAAAATACACGCTCGAGCACACCAGACTTCCCGTCTCTGGTTCGTATAGAGAAGGGTATGCAACAATTGATGGAATAAAACAGTGGATATTCATTACTGATATAGAAAAAAACAAACAAGCACTGCATGAGTTCTTGGAAAGATAA